Proteins co-encoded in one Actinopolymorpha sp. NPDC004070 genomic window:
- a CDS encoding MFS transporter, with protein MSSTTLDTIRTRVPARLDRLPWSRFHWRVVIGLGTVWILDGLEVTIVGSVASRMIEKGSGIHLTAGDIGTAAAIYVLGACLGALFFGQLTDRFGRKKLFLLTLGVYIVATVATAFAFAPWYFFLARFFTGMGIGGEYSAINSAIDELIPARNRGQVDIAINGSYWVGSALGSIAAIFLLSDIFATDFGWRLAFGVGGIFGLAILVVRRHVPESPRWLFIHGREDEAEKIVDSIEREVREEADGDIPEPGESITVRQRKTIPFRELAKVAIRKYPHRTLLGLALFIGQAFLYNAVTFDLGTILSTYFKVASGSVPFFLAVFAVGNFLGPLLLGRLFDTVGRKPMIAGSYLGAAVMTAVVGFLLMSHSLNSISFIVLLAIGFFIASAGASSAYLTVSEIFPMETRALAIALFYAVGTAIGGITGPLLFGQFIHSGNLGLVALGFFIGAVAMAFGGVAELVFGVRAEQQSLENIARPLTAEEADENAGAGEQAEGEPEDEERARARDAARRAETERDERIARRSERQRTQRYRPGPGTSFYSPGMHASGASPSQSRVAGERALDEEVALISNLVREHGKMDRDTMFRELGARRWGPRRFEIALRTAVADGLIRPTGRRQFGPPEDQGR; from the coding sequence ATGTCGTCAACCACGTTGGACACCATTCGTACCCGGGTCCCAGCCCGGCTCGACCGCCTGCCATGGTCGCGATTCCACTGGCGGGTGGTGATCGGCCTCGGCACCGTCTGGATCCTCGACGGTCTCGAGGTGACGATCGTCGGCTCGGTGGCGAGCCGCATGATCGAGAAGGGCAGTGGGATCCACCTGACTGCCGGCGACATCGGGACCGCCGCCGCGATCTACGTCCTGGGCGCCTGCCTGGGTGCGTTGTTCTTCGGTCAGCTCACCGACCGGTTCGGCCGCAAGAAGCTGTTCCTGCTCACCCTGGGCGTCTACATCGTCGCCACGGTGGCCACGGCGTTCGCCTTCGCCCCGTGGTACTTCTTCCTGGCCAGGTTCTTCACCGGCATGGGCATCGGCGGGGAGTACTCCGCGATCAACTCCGCGATCGACGAGCTCATCCCCGCCCGCAACCGCGGCCAGGTGGACATCGCAATCAACGGCAGCTACTGGGTCGGCTCCGCGCTCGGCAGCATCGCTGCGATCTTCCTGCTCTCCGACATCTTCGCCACCGACTTCGGCTGGCGGCTGGCGTTCGGGGTGGGCGGCATCTTCGGCCTGGCCATCCTGGTCGTCCGCCGGCACGTGCCCGAAAGCCCGCGGTGGTTGTTCATCCACGGCCGTGAGGACGAGGCGGAGAAGATCGTCGACTCGATCGAACGCGAGGTCCGCGAGGAGGCCGACGGGGACATCCCCGAACCCGGCGAGAGCATCACGGTCCGCCAGCGCAAGACCATTCCCTTCCGGGAGCTCGCCAAGGTCGCGATCAGGAAGTACCCGCACCGCACCCTGCTCGGTCTCGCGCTGTTCATCGGGCAGGCGTTCCTCTACAACGCGGTCACCTTCGACCTGGGCACCATCCTCAGTACGTACTTCAAGGTGGCGTCCGGCTCGGTGCCGTTCTTCCTGGCGGTGTTCGCCGTCGGCAACTTCCTCGGCCCACTGTTGCTGGGAAGGCTTTTCGACACTGTCGGACGTAAACCGATGATCGCCGGGAGCTACCTCGGCGCCGCCGTGATGACGGCAGTCGTCGGCTTCCTGCTCATGAGCCACTCGCTGAACTCGATCTCGTTCATCGTGTTGCTGGCGATCGGCTTCTTCATCGCCTCGGCCGGTGCCAGCTCGGCGTACCTCACGGTCAGCGAGATCTTCCCGATGGAAACCCGGGCGCTCGCGATCGCGTTGTTCTACGCGGTCGGTACGGCGATCGGCGGCATCACCGGGCCGTTGCTGTTCGGCCAGTTCATCCACAGCGGCAACCTCGGTCTGGTGGCGCTGGGCTTCTTCATCGGCGCCGTCGCGATGGCCTTCGGCGGCGTGGCCGAACTGGTGTTCGGGGTGCGCGCCGAGCAGCAGTCCCTGGAGAACATCGCCCGCCCGCTCACCGCGGAGGAAGCAGACGAGAACGCCGGCGCGGGGGAGCAGGCGGAAGGAGAACCCGAGGACGAGGAGCGGGCGAGGGCGCGGGATGCGGCTCGTAGGGCCGAGACCGAACGCGACGAACGCATCGCCCGGCGGTCCGAACGCCAACGTACGCAGCGATACCGGCCCGGCCCGGGTACGTCGTTCTACTCCCCCGGCATGCACGCCTCCGGCGCCTCGCCCAGCCAGAGCCGCGTGGCCGGGGAACGTGCCCTCGACGAGGAGGTCGCCCTGATCTCCAACCTGGTCCGCGAACACGGAAAGATGGACCGGGACACCATGTTCCGCGAACTCGGCGCCCGCCGGTGGGGCCCCCGCCGGTTCGAGATCGCACTGAGGACGGCCGTCGCCGACGGTCTCATCCGGCCCACCGGTCGCCGGCAGTTCGGCCCGCCCGAGGACCAGGGCCGGTAA
- a CDS encoding D-isomer specific 2-hydroxyacid dehydrogenase family protein — MTSGAHTPRIYVGPQQLPELLEAVKTAGGEVVDDPTQAEALVWWGGSPDQFKDVDHDGIRWVQLPSAGIESWFREGIFTSGKVYTCAVGSYADGVAEHTLALMLAGVRRLHTLAGERTWTNVRSGTLLDSTVGIVGCGGIGRALIRMLEPLRVRVLAITRSGTPVPGAAETYTPDRLDDVLTASDVVVIGAPSTAETKHLIGARELGLMQPHAWLVNIARGSLIDTDALVEALRAGSIAGAGLDVTDPEPLPDGHPLWNEPRALITPHSANPPSLLIPGLTRRVHENVQRYIAGEELVGLVEVERGY; from the coding sequence ATGACCTCCGGAGCACATACCCCCAGGATCTATGTCGGCCCACAGCAGCTGCCCGAACTCCTCGAGGCCGTCAAGACGGCCGGTGGCGAGGTGGTCGACGACCCCACGCAGGCCGAGGCGCTGGTGTGGTGGGGCGGGTCGCCCGACCAGTTCAAGGACGTCGACCACGACGGCATCAGGTGGGTGCAGCTTCCGTCGGCCGGCATCGAGTCGTGGTTCCGGGAGGGCATCTTCACCTCCGGCAAGGTCTACACCTGCGCGGTCGGCAGCTACGCCGACGGTGTCGCCGAGCACACGCTGGCGCTGATGCTCGCGGGGGTACGCCGGCTGCACACGCTGGCCGGCGAGCGGACCTGGACGAACGTGCGGTCCGGAACGCTGCTGGACTCCACGGTCGGCATCGTCGGCTGCGGCGGCATCGGCCGGGCGCTGATCCGGATGCTGGAGCCACTGCGGGTCCGCGTGCTCGCGATCACCCGCTCGGGTACGCCGGTGCCCGGTGCCGCGGAGACCTACACCCCGGACCGGCTGGACGACGTACTGACCGCCTCCGACGTGGTCGTGATCGGCGCTCCGTCGACGGCGGAGACCAAGCACCTGATCGGCGCCCGGGAGCTCGGACTGATGCAGCCGCACGCCTGGCTGGTCAACATCGCCCGCGGCTCGCTGATCGACACCGACGCGCTGGTCGAGGCGCTGCGGGCGGGCAGCATCGCCGGAGCCGGCCTGGACGTCACCGACCCCGAGCCGCTCCCGGACGGCCATCCGCTCTGGAACGAGCCGCGCGCGCTGATCACTCCCCACTCGGCCAACCCGCCCAGCCTGCTCATCCCTGGGCTCACCAGGCGGGTGCACGAGAACGTCCAGCGCTACATCGCCGGTGAGGAGCTCGTCGGCTTGGTCGAGGTCGAGCGCGGCTACTGA
- a CDS encoding phytanoyl-CoA dioxygenase family protein: MDMATALRDLAVTDETLSSKEKDQLDRDGFLPLPGILSSEQVAAFNTRLAELTAAEGERAGLEVHQEEGADRLSDLINKDPMFDVCFTHPRVLAGMRHVLGDFKVFSLNSRASRPGKGLQGLHTDYGEPVQPGAYRVCNSIWLLDDFTADNGATRVVPGSHRWAKLPGREMADPKDAHPDEVQLLAPAGTVVIFNSHLWHGGTLNSSDRPRRAMHMAFCTRDLPQQLDQKAYIRSTTYDRLSPAQRFLLDVTAEDVAARRAS, translated from the coding sequence ATGGACATGGCGACCGCACTGCGCGACCTCGCCGTCACCGACGAAACCCTGTCCAGCAAGGAGAAGGACCAGCTCGACCGGGACGGCTTCCTCCCGCTGCCGGGCATCCTCAGCTCCGAGCAGGTCGCGGCGTTCAACACGCGCCTGGCCGAGCTCACCGCCGCCGAGGGCGAGCGGGCCGGCCTGGAGGTGCACCAGGAGGAGGGCGCGGACCGGCTGTCGGACCTGATCAACAAGGACCCGATGTTCGACGTGTGCTTCACCCATCCACGGGTGCTGGCCGGCATGCGGCACGTACTCGGCGACTTCAAGGTGTTCTCCCTCAACAGCCGCGCCTCCCGGCCGGGCAAGGGACTCCAGGGTCTGCACACCGACTACGGCGAGCCCGTCCAGCCCGGTGCGTACCGCGTGTGCAACTCCATCTGGCTGCTGGACGACTTCACCGCCGACAACGGCGCCACCCGGGTCGTCCCGGGCTCGCACCGGTGGGCCAAGCTCCCCGGCAGGGAGATGGCCGACCCCAAGGACGCCCATCCCGACGAGGTTCAGCTGCTCGCCCCCGCCGGCACGGTGGTGATCTTCAACAGCCACCTCTGGCACGGCGGTACGCTCAACAGCTCCGACCGGCCCAGGCGGGCGATGCACATGGCGTTCTGCACTCGCGACCTCCCCCAGCAGCTGGACCAGAAGGCCTACATCCGTTCCACGACGTACGACCGGCTCAGTCCGGCACAGCGGTTCCTGCTCGACGTGACCGCCGAGGACGTGGCCGCCCGCCGGGCAAGCTGA
- a CDS encoding aldo/keto reductase — protein sequence MTDIGLSSQLTAPLSPDARIPLIGFGTWQLSGDEARQAVSWALEAGYRHLDTATGYGNEDQVGAALRDSGVPRDEVFVTTKLPPDHVGRERQTLQESLDKLGVDHLDLWLIHWPPNGTAGVESWKVFVEAQKEGLVRHIGVSNYSLDQIDELTSATGVTPAVNQIKWSPVQFDRDLLEGSRERGVVVEGYSPFRAAKLDDPVLTGLADKYGKTVPQVIVRWHLQRGVVVIPKSAKRERIEANIDVFDFELSADELTSIDNLSEA from the coding sequence ATGACTGACATCGGCCTGTCCTCCCAACTCACCGCACCGCTCTCCCCCGACGCCCGCATCCCGCTGATCGGGTTCGGCACCTGGCAGCTCTCCGGCGACGAAGCCCGCCAGGCCGTCAGCTGGGCGCTGGAAGCCGGCTACCGCCACCTCGACACAGCCACCGGCTACGGCAACGAGGACCAGGTCGGCGCCGCGCTGCGCGACAGCGGCGTACCCCGCGACGAGGTCTTCGTCACCACCAAGCTGCCCCCGGACCACGTCGGCCGTGAGCGCCAGACGCTCCAGGAGAGCCTGGACAAGCTCGGCGTGGACCACCTCGACCTGTGGCTGATCCACTGGCCGCCGAACGGCACCGCCGGCGTGGAGTCGTGGAAGGTGTTCGTCGAAGCGCAGAAGGAGGGGCTCGTACGCCACATCGGCGTCAGCAACTACTCCCTCGACCAGATCGACGAGCTCACCTCCGCGACCGGCGTGACGCCCGCGGTCAACCAGATCAAGTGGAGCCCCGTGCAGTTCGACCGCGACCTGCTCGAGGGCAGCCGCGAGCGCGGCGTCGTCGTGGAGGGCTACAGCCCCTTCCGCGCCGCCAAGCTAGACGACCCGGTGCTGACCGGCCTCGCCGACAAGTACGGCAAGACCGTCCCGCAGGTGATCGTGCGCTGGCACCTGCAGCGCGGCGTCGTGGTGATCCCGAAGTCGGCGAAGCGCGAGCGCATCGAGGCCAACATCGACGTGTTCGACTTCGAGCTGTCCGCGGACGAGCTCACCTCGATCGACAACCTGTCCGAGGCCTGA
- a CDS encoding LLM class flavin-dependent oxidoreductase yields the protein MSDSTPQPHSGASSPAGSPSGSPADPAARIPLSVLELAPVGEGQTTAEALNAAATVAERAEKLGFRRFWVAEHHNMPGVASTSPGVFVGHVAARTSSIRVGSGGVMLPNHPPLVVAEQFAMLEALHPGRIDLGIGRAPGTDPATAAALRRTKEGLGAEDFPQELADLLDLLGIEEGGGRLALRRMSATPVATSAPEVWLLGSSGYSAQVAGMLGLPFAFAHHFSAANTVPAMELYRSTFRPSARLAEPYAMVTQSVYLADTAEEAEAIARPAQLAQVSLYTGRPRRTPTPEEAAAHEWTDAELRIIEQGPSRPTIGDPKSVLAELIDLVSATGANELMVTTMTHGLAERLRSFELLAQAWSGGGAQDGPRAG from the coding sequence GTGTCCGACTCGACTCCCCAGCCCCACTCCGGGGCCTCCTCACCCGCCGGCTCTCCCTCCGGCTCGCCCGCTGACCCGGCCGCCCGGATACCACTCTCCGTACTCGAACTTGCACCGGTCGGCGAGGGGCAAACCACCGCAGAGGCCCTGAACGCCGCCGCGACCGTGGCCGAGCGGGCCGAAAAACTCGGCTTCCGCCGCTTCTGGGTGGCCGAGCACCACAACATGCCAGGCGTCGCGTCCACGTCACCGGGTGTGTTCGTCGGCCACGTCGCTGCGCGGACGAGCAGCATCCGAGTCGGTTCGGGCGGGGTGATGCTGCCCAACCATCCACCGCTGGTGGTCGCCGAGCAGTTCGCGATGCTGGAGGCGCTGCACCCGGGGCGGATCGACCTCGGCATCGGTCGCGCGCCAGGAACCGACCCGGCGACGGCGGCGGCGCTGCGCCGGACGAAGGAGGGGCTCGGTGCCGAGGACTTCCCGCAGGAGCTCGCCGACCTGCTCGACCTGCTCGGTATCGAGGAGGGCGGCGGGCGGCTCGCCCTGCGGCGGATGAGCGCCACGCCGGTGGCGACCTCCGCGCCCGAGGTCTGGCTGCTCGGGTCGAGCGGCTACAGCGCGCAGGTGGCCGGGATGCTCGGGCTGCCGTTCGCGTTCGCCCACCACTTCAGCGCAGCGAACACGGTGCCCGCGATGGAGCTGTACCGCTCGACGTTCCGGCCGTCCGCGCGGCTGGCCGAGCCGTACGCGATGGTCACCCAGTCGGTCTACCTCGCCGACACCGCCGAGGAGGCGGAGGCGATCGCCCGGCCGGCCCAGCTGGCCCAGGTCTCGCTCTACACCGGCCGCCCGCGGCGTACCCCCACGCCGGAGGAGGCCGCCGCGCACGAGTGGACCGACGCCGAGCTCCGGATCATCGAGCAGGGCCCGAGCAGGCCCACCATCGGCGACCCGAAGTCGGTGCTCGCCGAGCTCATCGACCTGGTGAGCGCCACCGGTGCGAACGAGCTCATGGTGACGACGATGACGCACGGACTGGCCGAACGCCTGCGAAGCTTCGAACTGCTCGCGCAGGCATGGTCCGGGGGAGGCGCCCAGGACGGACCCCGGGCCGGGTAG
- a CDS encoding GNAT family N-acetyltransferase, with product MTDIRTDRLLLRRWRDTDLAPWAEMNADPAVREHLGDLLTPEQSAASVGTFKAEFDQRGYGWWAVEEVATGTFVGFAGLDLVDDHMPFDGIEIGWRLARSAWGHGYATEAAFATLAFGFRTLGLPEILAVTTAGNHRSQAVMRRIGMTRDPEEDFDDPSEPEGPLRRCVLYRLRAADFRATAPAADRQAG from the coding sequence GTGACCGACATACGCACCGATCGTCTCCTGCTTCGCCGATGGCGGGACACCGACCTGGCGCCGTGGGCGGAGATGAACGCCGACCCGGCCGTCCGCGAGCACCTGGGTGACCTGCTGACCCCCGAGCAGAGTGCGGCCTCGGTGGGGACGTTCAAGGCGGAGTTCGACCAGCGCGGCTACGGCTGGTGGGCCGTCGAGGAAGTCGCCACCGGGACGTTCGTCGGCTTCGCGGGCCTGGACCTGGTCGACGACCACATGCCGTTCGACGGGATCGAGATCGGCTGGCGGCTCGCTCGCTCCGCCTGGGGGCACGGCTACGCCACCGAGGCGGCGTTCGCGACGCTGGCGTTCGGCTTCCGGACTCTCGGGTTGCCGGAGATCCTGGCGGTCACGACAGCCGGGAATCATCGCTCACAGGCGGTGATGCGGCGCATCGGCATGACCCGCGATCCCGAAGAGGACTTCGACGATCCGTCGGAGCCGGAAGGGCCGTTGCGGCGCTGCGTGCTCTACCGGCTCCGTGCCGCCGACTTCCGCGCCACCGCCCCGGCGGCGGACCGTCAGGCCGGGTAG
- a CDS encoding ABC transporter ATP-binding protein produces MSLRAHVVVRRPPFTLDLDLAAGPGEVVALLGPNGAGKSTTLRALAGLQPLSSGEIHLDDQVLDRPETRDYLRVEQRPIGVVFQDYLLFPHLSALDNVAFGPRAHGVAKATARAAALSWLERVGLAHVADARPRALSGGQAQRVALARALAVTPRLLLLDEPLAALDASTRVDVRADLRRHLSAYDGTCILVTHEPLDAMVLADRLVVLENGRVTQEGSPAEVARTPRTEYVARLVGLNLFRGHTDEAGVVRLADGGELTAGTRATGEVFVAFAPSAVALYRTAPGGSPRNCWQVEVAGVERHGDLMRVRLSGRPPVLADVTADAVADLGLQPGARIWASVKAAEIRCYPA; encoded by the coding sequence ATGAGCCTGCGGGCACACGTCGTCGTCCGGCGGCCGCCGTTCACGCTCGATCTCGACCTGGCCGCCGGCCCCGGTGAGGTGGTGGCGCTGCTCGGCCCGAACGGGGCCGGCAAGTCGACCACACTGCGCGCGCTGGCCGGGCTCCAGCCACTGAGCTCCGGTGAGATCCACCTGGACGACCAGGTGCTGGACCGGCCGGAGACGCGGGACTACCTGCGGGTGGAGCAGCGCCCGATCGGCGTGGTCTTCCAGGACTACCTGCTGTTCCCGCACCTGTCCGCGCTGGACAACGTGGCGTTCGGTCCGCGGGCGCACGGTGTGGCGAAGGCGACGGCGCGCGCGGCGGCCCTGTCCTGGCTGGAACGCGTCGGGCTGGCCCACGTCGCCGATGCCAGGCCGCGCGCGCTGAGCGGCGGGCAGGCGCAGCGGGTCGCGCTGGCCCGGGCACTCGCCGTGACGCCCCGCCTGCTGTTGCTGGACGAGCCGCTCGCGGCGCTGGACGCGAGCACCCGGGTCGACGTCCGCGCCGACCTTCGCCGCCACCTCTCGGCGTACGACGGGACCTGCATCCTCGTCACCCACGAACCACTCGACGCCATGGTGCTGGCCGACCGGCTCGTCGTGCTGGAGAACGGCCGGGTCACGCAGGAGGGCTCGCCGGCAGAAGTCGCTCGTACGCCACGCACGGAGTACGTCGCCCGCCTGGTCGGCCTCAACCTCTTCCGCGGGCACACCGACGAGGCCGGGGTCGTACGGCTGGCCGACGGCGGTGAGCTGACCGCGGGGACGCGGGCGACGGGCGAGGTGTTCGTGGCGTTCGCACCGTCGGCGGTCGCGTTGTACCGCACCGCGCCCGGGGGCAGCCCGCGCAACTGCTGGCAGGTGGAGGTCGCCGGCGTCGAACGCCACGGAGACCTCATGCGCGTACGGCTTTCCGGCCGGCCGCCGGTGCTCGCCGACGTCACTGCCGACGCGGTCGCCGACCTCGGCCTGCAGCCGGGTGCGCGGATCTGGGCGAGCGTGAAGGCGGCCGAGATCCGCTGCTACCCGGCCTGA
- a CDS encoding ABC transporter permease, which translates to MAGGTAGEQRRAGVRARVPLVLAVPACVGLAFLVVPLLGLVVRTPWSTLPEELARPEVWQALRLSLVCATLATLVALVLGVPLAWVLARSALPGRGLARALVTVPLVLPPVVGGVALLLVLGRRGLVGQWLDAWFGLSLPFTTAAVVLAEAFVATPFLVLSVEGALRAADRRYEDAAATLGASGWLTFRRVTLPLVAPGVAAGAVLAWARALGEFGATITFAGNFPGTTQTMPLAVYVAMETSPDAAIVLSLLLLVVSVVVLAALRDRWVPR; encoded by the coding sequence ATGGCTGGAGGGACGGCCGGCGAGCAGCGCCGGGCAGGAGTACGCGCCCGGGTTCCGCTCGTGCTCGCCGTTCCCGCCTGCGTGGGGCTGGCTTTCCTGGTCGTCCCGCTGCTCGGCCTGGTGGTCCGTACGCCCTGGTCCACGCTGCCCGAGGAGCTGGCCCGGCCGGAGGTCTGGCAGGCGCTGCGGCTGTCCCTGGTCTGCGCGACCCTCGCGACGCTGGTCGCGCTGGTGCTCGGCGTCCCACTCGCCTGGGTGCTCGCCCGGAGCGCGCTCCCTGGACGCGGCCTGGCGCGCGCCCTGGTGACCGTTCCGCTGGTCCTGCCACCTGTCGTCGGCGGGGTCGCGTTGCTGCTCGTGCTGGGCCGGCGCGGTCTGGTGGGACAGTGGCTGGACGCGTGGTTCGGCCTGTCGCTGCCGTTCACCACCGCGGCGGTCGTCCTCGCCGAGGCGTTCGTCGCCACGCCGTTCCTGGTGCTGAGCGTGGAGGGGGCACTGCGCGCGGCGGACCGGCGCTACGAGGACGCCGCCGCCACGCTCGGCGCCTCGGGCTGGCTGACGTTCCGCCGGGTCACCCTCCCCCTCGTCGCTCCGGGTGTGGCGGCCGGCGCGGTGCTCGCCTGGGCCCGCGCGCTGGGTGAGTTCGGAGCCACGATCACGTTCGCCGGCAACTTCCCCGGAACGACGCAGACGATGCCGCTCGCGGTGTACGTCGCGATGGAGACCAGCCCGGACGCCGCGATCGTCCTCAGCCTGCTGCTGCTCGTCGTGTCGGTGGTTGTGCTCGCCGCTCTGCGCGACCGATGGGTGCCCCGATGA
- the mscL gene encoding large conductance mechanosensitive channel protein MscL: protein MFKGFKQFLMRGNVLDLAVAVVLGAAFTKIVTGLLEGFINPLVAAIFGKPDLTNVGRFTVHNAHFSLGLIVDAVFNFLIIAATIYFLVVVPVNRLAALRRHHHDPEAVPEVPPAEDILLLRDIRDLLAEAREQRDGRAGEPGGDGAGDRSPGRDLPPAPPGQPTVSR from the coding sequence ATGTTCAAGGGGTTCAAGCAGTTCCTGATGCGTGGAAACGTTCTCGACCTCGCGGTCGCGGTCGTCCTGGGCGCGGCGTTCACCAAGATCGTCACCGGGTTGCTCGAGGGGTTCATCAACCCGCTGGTGGCGGCGATCTTCGGCAAGCCCGACCTCACCAACGTCGGCCGCTTCACCGTTCACAACGCGCACTTCAGCCTCGGGCTGATCGTCGACGCGGTGTTCAACTTCCTGATCATCGCCGCCACGATCTACTTCCTCGTGGTGGTGCCGGTCAACCGGCTGGCGGCGCTGCGCCGTCACCACCACGACCCCGAAGCCGTCCCGGAGGTTCCGCCCGCCGAGGACATCCTGCTGCTCCGCGACATCCGCGACCTGCTGGCCGAGGCCCGCGAGCAGCGGGACGGCCGTGCCGGAGAACCAGGAGGGGACGGAGCCGGCGACCGGAGTCCGGGCCGGGACCTTCCACCGGCACCGCCCGGGCAGCCGACGGTCTCCCGCTGA
- the cpaB gene encoding Flp pilus assembly protein CpaB, whose product MSRRRFATSHTGTSSTDTSHTGTSSTGRFGAGGLSSAASPAGVPGSPARPRDRHGGRGAPAEVARAISRHRRLVAAGLAAAGVAMALHLLAPEPPPTVTVLAAARDLPGGAPISPGDLREVALPPHVVPAGVLRPGDPRAGRPAGRGAVLAGPVRAGEPLTDARVLGPDLLAQVRSTAQVVAAPVRVADPGSLALVRPGDRIDLLAAETDVDQAARPARVVAAHVRVLALPGSVGAGADGSDGADGSVGGGPLGGLGAGGSVDAGGEGGLVVVAVPAETAAELARAAVTSRISLVLRAEP is encoded by the coding sequence ATGTCCCGCCGTCGCTTTGCCACCTCGCACACCGGCACCTCGTCCACCGACACCTCGCACACCGGCACCTCGTCCACCGGCCGCTTCGGCGCGGGTGGGCTGTCCTCGGCAGCCTCCCCTGCCGGCGTACCCGGCTCCCCCGCTCGCCCTCGCGACCGGCACGGCGGGCGAGGTGCGCCGGCCGAGGTCGCCCGGGCGATCTCCCGGCACCGACGTCTGGTGGCGGCCGGCCTGGCCGCTGCGGGCGTCGCCATGGCCCTGCACCTGCTGGCGCCCGAGCCGCCGCCCACCGTCACCGTCCTGGCCGCGGCGCGCGACCTTCCCGGCGGGGCGCCCATCTCACCGGGTGACCTGCGCGAGGTCGCGCTCCCGCCCCACGTCGTACCAGCCGGTGTCCTGCGCCCTGGTGATCCACGGGCCGGTAGGCCGGCCGGCCGCGGTGCCGTGCTGGCCGGTCCGGTCCGGGCGGGCGAGCCGCTCACCGACGCCCGGGTGCTCGGTCCGGACCTGCTGGCCCAGGTGCGCTCGACCGCGCAGGTAGTAGCCGCTCCGGTACGTGTCGCCGACCCCGGCTCGCTGGCTCTGGTGCGGCCCGGCGACCGGATCGACCTGCTGGCCGCGGAGACCGACGTCGACCAGGCGGCCCGCCCGGCCCGAGTTGTGGCCGCCCACGTCCGGGTGCTCGCCCTGCCGGGCAGCGTCGGTGCCGGAGCGGACGGATCGGACGGCGCGGACGGATCGGTGGGCGGCGGACCACTCGGTGGGCTCGGTGCCGGCGGGTCGGTGGACGCCGGCGGCGAGGGCGGACTGGTCGTGGTGGCGGTGCCGGCGGAGACCGCGGCCGAGCTCGCCCGCGCGGCGGTCACGTCGCGGATCTCTCTGGTGCTGCGCGCGGAGCCGTGA
- a CDS encoding FmdB family zinc ribbon protein, with the protein MPTYQYSCVDCGEQLEAVQKFSDDPLTVCPACNGKLRKVFSAVGVVFKGSGFYRTDSRDGQQRSGGSNAGKDSGSKESSSSGKESSSADSGSGKSSDSSSSSVSSGSGSGKDSGSKAGTSSSSGSSNAA; encoded by the coding sequence GTGCCTACCTATCAGTACTCCTGCGTCGACTGCGGCGAGCAGCTCGAGGCGGTCCAGAAGTTCTCCGACGACCCGCTGACCGTGTGCCCCGCGTGCAACGGCAAGCTCCGCAAGGTCTTCAGTGCGGTCGGTGTGGTCTTCAAGGGTTCCGGCTTCTACCGCACCGACAGCCGCGACGGCCAGCAGCGGTCCGGTGGCTCCAACGCCGGCAAGGACTCCGGGTCCAAGGAGTCCAGCAGCTCCGGCAAGGAGTCCAGCTCCGCCGACTCCGGTTCGGGCAAGTCGTCGGACAGCTCGAGCAGCTCGGTTAGCTCCGGCAGCGGGTCGGGCAAGGACTCCGGGTCCAAGGCGGGCACCTCGAGCAGTTCCGGTTCCTCCAACGCCGCCTAG